From a region of the Thermomicrobiales bacterium genome:
- a CDS encoding MMPL family transporter has protein sequence MRHEQPQCSVAAMALSLAQQVEVMFYRTGRWAYYHRRLVILLWVLAFLAAIPILPRLTDELKVGGFTNPTIEAARARALLESEIPSFAPSTLVVIYQSDQYIATDPAFVSAAEQALAGIIELPEVTGVTPFQANPAQISRDGHTAYSLVQLSLSPEQSQRLMPEIRGAIVDVPDVNVTLAGAPAFYEDVERISEQDLRRAEMIAIPFALIALVIVFGSIVGAAVPLAVGALSVAAVIGLLWLVAHVLDM, from the coding sequence ATGCGCCACGAACAGCCACAATGCTCAGTGGCAGCAATGGCGCTGTCGCTGGCTCAACAGGTTGAGGTGATGTTCTACCGAACGGGTCGCTGGGCGTACTACCATCGTCGGCTGGTCATTCTGCTCTGGGTCCTCGCATTCCTGGCCGCGATCCCGATTCTTCCCCGTCTCACGGACGAGCTGAAGGTTGGCGGATTCACCAATCCGACAATCGAGGCTGCCCGGGCGCGGGCCCTGCTGGAGTCGGAGATCCCCAGCTTCGCGCCGTCGACGCTTGTTGTGATCTACCAATCCGATCAGTACATCGCGACTGATCCTGCATTCGTCTCGGCTGCTGAGCAGGCGCTGGCGGGGATCATCGAGCTGCCGGAGGTCACTGGCGTCACGCCGTTCCAGGCGAACCCGGCCCAGATATCGCGCGACGGTCACACTGCCTACTCGCTTGTGCAGCTCTCGCTGTCGCCCGAGCAATCCCAGCGCCTGATGCCGGAGATTCGCGGTGCCATCGTTGACGTGCCGGATGTCAACGTGACGCTGGCCGGCGCGCCGGCGTTCTATGAGGACGTCGAGCGCATCTCGGAGCAGGATCTGCGGCGCGCCGAGATGATCGCCATCCCGTTCGCGTTGATCGCACTCGTCATCGTCTTTGGCTCGATCGTTGGCGCGGCGGTGCCACTCGCGGTTGGCGCGCTCAGCGTCGCCGCCGTCATCGGGTTGCTCTGGCTCGTCGCGCACGTCCTCGACATGT
- a CDS encoding methyltransferase domain-containing protein, which produces MSESAPAQDHKDRVRAQFGRTAQDYVTSVRHRTGRDLERLVELAEPKATDDALDVATGGGHTALAIAPHVRSMVSSDLTPEMLAAAEAFITGENGLTNVTFKIAEAEHLPFDDASFDIVSCRIAPHHFDDVQAFCNEVARVLRPGGRFVLMDSTVPDDEELAAFINEVEWRRDTTHVRAYSVSEWTSFVESTGLVVDAVEPVHRRYEYDSWTARSRMTDEDKQALDNLILTAPDRVHEAFAFTIEDGAIDSFDDNKILLRARKPST; this is translated from the coding sequence ATGAGCGAGTCAGCCCCAGCCCAGGACCACAAGGACCGCGTGCGCGCCCAGTTTGGCCGCACGGCGCAGGACTACGTCACGTCCGTTCGTCACCGCACCGGGCGCGACCTTGAGCGGCTGGTTGAGCTTGCCGAACCCAAAGCGACTGACGACGCGCTGGACGTCGCCACCGGCGGCGGCCACACGGCGCTGGCGATCGCCCCACACGTCCGCAGCATGGTCTCCAGTGATCTGACGCCGGAGATGCTGGCGGCAGCCGAGGCGTTCATCACCGGCGAGAACGGCCTTACCAACGTAACGTTCAAGATCGCCGAGGCCGAGCACCTGCCGTTTGACGATGCCAGCTTCGACATCGTGAGCTGCCGGATCGCACCGCACCACTTCGACGACGTACAGGCGTTCTGCAACGAGGTCGCGCGAGTCCTGCGCCCGGGTGGACGTTTCGTGCTGATGGACTCGACGGTGCCGGACGACGAAGAACTGGCTGCCTTCATCAACGAGGTCGAGTGGCGACGCGACACGACGCACGTCCGCGCCTACAGCGTGAGCGAGTGGACGAGCTTCGTCGAATCAACGGGCCTCGTCGTCGATGCGGTTGAGCCGGTCCACCGGCGCTATGAGTACGACTCCTGGACAGCGCGCTCGCGGATGACCGACGAGGACAAGCAGGCGCTCGACAATCTCATCCTGACCGCACCAGACAGGGTTCACGAAGCGTTTGCCTTCACAATCGAAGACGGGGCCATCGACTCGTTCGATGACAACAAGATCCTGTTGCGCGCCCGCAAGCCGTCTACCTGA
- a CDS encoding M48 family metallopeptidase, with the protein MSNADRARKYSRTKDRLSLLSTAISLLGGSALVFSGVARRLNDRLLPTSGASLVQRGRYIAVIGGLSTLISLPLRYYSSYVVEKRYELSNQSAASWLSDQAKMTALSMPLEVGLLEGLYAAMRRWPQSWWLVVSGATIPLTAGLSQLFPVLIAPRFNRYEPLADAELAERLRDLTDRAGVPVADVTQMDMSRRTSKANAFFAGLGPTRRIVLADTMLETFTPEEIEGVVAHEAAHQIHRDIWRLIGMAAMTTLATAASVHLVAGRLVRAIPSLTGTSDLANPRSLPVIGVVASVVGVLLSPWQLAQSRRMERRADRFAIRLTGNPRAYAGAMRKLSEQNLADPSPSPAITFLLHSHPPLAERIAAAEAAEFNLVEGLGLR; encoded by the coding sequence ATGAGCAACGCGGATCGGGCACGCAAGTACAGCCGGACGAAGGATCGCCTGAGCCTGCTCAGCACGGCCATTTCGCTGCTCGGCGGATCGGCGCTTGTGTTCAGCGGCGTGGCGCGGCGGCTGAACGATCGCCTCCTGCCGACATCCGGCGCGTCGCTTGTGCAACGCGGTCGATACATCGCCGTCATTGGCGGACTCTCGACGCTCATCTCGCTGCCGCTGCGCTATTACAGCAGCTATGTTGTTGAGAAGCGCTACGAGCTGAGCAACCAGTCAGCGGCCAGCTGGCTTTCCGATCAGGCCAAAATGACGGCACTCTCGATGCCGCTGGAGGTCGGTCTGCTCGAAGGACTGTACGCAGCGATGCGGCGTTGGCCGCAATCCTGGTGGCTGGTCGTGTCGGGTGCGACGATTCCATTGACTGCCGGCCTGTCGCAACTCTTCCCGGTGCTGATCGCGCCGCGGTTCAATCGCTACGAGCCACTGGCCGACGCGGAGCTGGCTGAGCGCCTGCGTGACCTGACCGATCGAGCCGGTGTGCCGGTCGCCGATGTCACGCAGATGGACATGAGCCGCCGGACCTCGAAGGCCAACGCGTTCTTCGCCGGACTCGGTCCGACGCGACGCATCGTGCTGGCCGACACGATGCTCGAAACATTCACTCCCGAGGAGATTGAAGGCGTTGTCGCACACGAGGCCGCCCATCAGATCCATCGCGATATCTGGCGTCTGATCGGGATGGCTGCAATGACGACACTCGCGACGGCAGCATCGGTGCACCTGGTCGCCGGTCGGCTGGTGCGGGCGATACCGAGCCTGACCGGCACGTCGGATCTGGCCAATCCGCGCTCGCTTCCGGTGATCGGCGTTGTCGCCTCGGTCGTCGGCGTGCTGCTGTCGCCGTGGCAGTTGGCGCAGAGTCGCCGGATGGAGCGCCGCGCAGATCGCTTCGCGATTCGCCTGACCGGCAACCCACGTGCCTACGCCGGGGCGATGCGCAAGCTCAGCGAGCAGAACCTCGCCGACCCGAGCCCCTCACCTGCGATCACGTTCCTGCTGCACTCCCACCCACCGCTAGCCGAACGGATCGCGGCGGCGGAGGCTGCCGAGTTCAACCTCGTCGAGGGGCTCGGATTGCGCTGA